GATCCGCAAGCTGCCCTTCCAGCGTCTGGTGCGAGAGATCGCTCAGGACTTCAAGACGGACCTGCGCTTCCAGAGCTCCGCTGTCATGGCCCTGCAGGAGGCCAGCGAGGCTTATTTGGTCGGTCTGTTCGAGGACACCAATCTGTGCGCCATCCACGCCAAGAGAGTCACCATCATGCCCAAAGACATCCAGCTGGCGCGCCGCATCCGCGGAGAGCGCGCTTAAACTCCCTGCTGACTCCCACTCAGcacacaaaggctcttttaagagccaccaaAATCTCACTGAACGAGAGAATTTCTGAGTATAACGAGTAGAGAGCAACACTTCCTTAATATTTTAAGGAATCTTGTCTGGGTCTTAGTTTTATAcgtttttattaactttagttTCCCATTATAGAGACACAGGCGAAACGTAACCGATGTTAAATACTGTTAATTACTGTTTCACAacgaaacataaataaataaaacaaaaataaaagtaaataaaacaaaatacaatatttctaatgtgtgtgtttgtagttcaGCCAAGTGCAATTTCATAAATGTTAATTGTAAATTCACAACTACGTCATAAATGTATCTTGCTATGTTTAAGTCGAgataatttcattataattggTGCTTATTTATGGGGGAAGTCAGAACCACTGACTTGATGTTTGATTGCTCTCCGTTTACTTTGGTGCGCGTTCCTGCGGCTCAACTGATGGagccatgatgatgatgatgatgatgacgatgatgatgatgatatgaaagTCCCAAAAGTGTCTGCCGCTGCTGGCCAAACTGATGCCCAGAATTGTATTTGTTGTGACCCCTCCCTCAAATATTATGGAAAAAAGCTTTAGACTTCAAaacagaactttaataaaatgtacacgtaaataaataaattgtaattgaattgtattatttatcaattacagctgtagctctagacagttacctgtggttatgatttaattaatactCTTGTCTGATTGAGTTTATTGTCTCAAGTATtcagaaatcaaaagaaaagaaaattaagcagttttactaa
The DNA window shown above is from Cyprinus carpio isolate SPL01 chromosome B25, ASM1834038v1, whole genome shotgun sequence and carries:
- the LOC109080550 gene encoding histone H3 translates to MARTKQTARKSTGGKAPRKQLATKAARKSAPATGGVKKPHRYRPGTVALREIRRYQKSTELLIRKLPFQRLVREIAQDFKTDLRFQSSAVMALQEASEAYLVGLFEDTNLCAIHAKRVTIMPKDIQLARRIRGERA